A segment of the Pseudomonadota bacterium genome:
TAGAAGTAAAAAGGGCATCAACAAATGTTAACTGGCCCTTACTTGCGGAAAATGGAAACCAGAGGAGGATGGCCCCTGCCATGATAACTGCAGCGAAACTAATGACAAAGATACGGGAAGGTGTAAGGTGCCTTGAAAAGAAGGTCTTAATCCTTATATGAATCTTTGTTATCATCGACCTCTATCAACCTGTTTAAGCCCCAGTGTTAGATATTTTTTTGCAAGGTTTATATAAAGCTCCTTTGCTATACTCCAATATTCTTCATCTTTTGACGATATCTTCCGGATAATCTTTGCCGGATTGCCCCCGACTACAACCCCTCCTGGTATTACCTGCCTCATCTTCACAACACTCCCTTCTGCGACTATTGTATTTTTTCCAACCTCTGAATAAATGCTTAAAACCGCCCCCATACCTATTACAGAAAGGTTGCCAATTGTGCTCGCATGTATTATTGCACCATGGCCAATGGTAACCTTCGCCCCGATTTTGCAGGTCTTT
Coding sequences within it:
- a CDS encoding gamma carbonic anhydrase family protein, coding for VIGDVRIGDNCYIGHGAILRGDYGSIQIGSGTAIEEGVIIHAPPKKTCKIGAKVTIGHGAIIHASTIGNLSVIGMGAVLSIYSEVGKNTIVAEGSVVKMRQVIPGGVVVGGNPAKIIRKISSKDEEYWSIAKELYINLAKKYLTLGLKQVDRGR